The Cycloclasticus sp. genomic sequence CACTAAATCCGCCGCATTTTCACTTTTCGCCAACCAACGCGCAGCCTCACTACTAGCACCTCGATTAGATAGCACATACACCGAAGAACCTCTTGCACGCTGATCTTTAAACGCATCAGCATGAATAGAAACAAACAAATCTGCTTTCGCTTTACGTGCCTTTTCCATACGCTTGCGCAAACCAATATAGTAATCACCCTTGCGGACTAAATAGGCTTTCATATTGGGCTGTTTATTCACCAACGCTGCTAGCTTTTTAGCAATGGCCAATACCACTACTTTTTCACGTGTCCCTCTATGCCCCTTTGCACCCGGATCTTCACCACCATGGCCAGCATCAATGGCAACGATCCATTTGTTTTTCTTATTGGTACTAGAAGCTTTTTTTATAGCACGCGGGGGGACCCCAGACTTGTTTAACTTTGGGTATAAATCAATCACCAAACGATGGCCGTAATCCGCGTTAGGCTTTAATAAAAAGCTTTTTGCATTAACGAGTGTTTTTAAATCGATAACTACCCGGAGGTCTTTTTTATTACGCGGCGCCTGCCTCATTAGGCTAACAACCTTGTGCGTCGGCGAAAAATTCGGCAATGTTGCGTTAAATTTAATGTTATCTAAATCCACCACTAATCGCGGTGGGTTATCGAGCGTAAACACCTTGTATTCAACGGGGGAAGTCAACCCAAGAACTAAGCGGGTATGATCTGGAGCAGTCCAAAATCGTAATGATTCGACTTTTTTGTTCGGCGCCGCCATAGAAACAGCGCTCGAAGACAACATAAATACCAGTAAAAGCAGCTTCGAAAAACGCCGAGTCAGTTTAAAGTTATTCGAGAATAGTTCCATAACCAACTGTTTTTATGAGTCTTTGTAGTTAGATATTAACAGTTCTCGCTCACTTCCGTAAATATTTATTTTAACCACAGTGTCAGGTGCAGGAAGCAAACCATCCCCTTTATCTGGCCATTCAACAAAACAAATTGTCTCGTCATTTAAATAATCACGCATACCCATATATTCCAATTCTTCTGCATCCATCAATCGGTACAAGTCAAAATGAAAAACAGGCTGGTTATTGATCGAGTACGGTTCGACCAAATTATACGTTGGACTTTTAACCGAGCCTTGATGTCCCAAGCCATTCAGCACACCGCGGACAAAGGTTGTTTTCCCCGCACCTAAGTCACCCACCAAGAAAATTAACAGGCCTGGTTTCAACTGCAAGGCAAATTGTTTACCCGCATCTAACATCGCCTGTTCATCTTTAATAATCATTCACTAACTCACGTATCGAGGTCATTAAGTCACTTGCCAACAAGCCTTTTTCACCATTTTTTGCCGCTCGGTCACCCGCTAAGGCATGGATCATAACAGCTAATTTGGTTGCCTCTGACAACGGGTGTTTTTGCGCCACTAATGCGGCGATAATACCTGTTAGCACATCGCCCATTCCCGCCGACGCCATTCCCGGATTGCCCGCAGTGCACACTGAAATAACCACACCGTCGTTCACTAAACTACCGGCACCTTTCAACACAACGACACCGCCATATTGTTGTTGCAATTGCTTAATCGCTGCAAACCTGTCTTGCTGAATGTCCATTGTTGAACAGCCCAACAAGCGAGCCGCCTCGGCAGGGTGTGGTGTTAACACCCAATTGTCACGCTTTTCAGGGGACTTAGCCAACATATTAAGAGCATCTGCATCCAGAACCATCGGTTTATTTAGTTCTAACGTTGCTTCAAACAAGGTTTCTGACCACGGCGTTTGTCCCAAACCAGGACCAACAGCTAGCAAATCACAACGCTCTGCCAACGCAAACAACTCGGCTGACGTATTTACCCCGTGGCACATCAGCTCAGGCCTCGCAATATTAATAAAGGCCGCGTGTTCTTGCCGCGTTGCGACACTGACCAAGCCTGCACCGGCTCTTAGTGCCGCCTCACCCGTCATCCGAATGGCACCGCTATAACCACAACAGCCCCCCAGCATTAAAACATGACCAAAATCACCTTTATGTGTGTTTTTAGCCCGTGGCAGCAAGTTTTTTTTCATTAACTCGAAGACGAGTAGTTGTGCCTCAGCGGTTTGATTTACAAGTATCTGTGAGTCTACGGATAGATCATCAAGCAACACTTCCCCACTGTGCTGAACACCATCTGCGGTAAATAGGCCGCGCTTTAAGGCTATAAAACTCAAGGTTGTATCCGCCTGCACGGATCCAGCACTTGCACAGCCGGTATTGGCGTTTAAACCGGAAGGCACATCAACAGATAGAACCGTTAGTTCCGAAGCATTTATTAGTTCAACAGCAGCCAAAAAAGCACCCGTTAACGGTTTACTCAAGCCAGTACCAACCAACGCATCGACAATAACACCCGAGTCAAGCACCGCTGGTAGTGTTGTGCTCAGCTCGCCAACTTCATTGTATTTCTCATAGGCACGTAAACCATCGCCACTCAATTTGCTCACGTCGACCAGCGTATAAACTCGTGGATTAACGCCCGATTCAATTAATAATGTCGCTAACACATAACCATCGCCTGCGTTATTGCCCGCACCACAAAAGATATGCACCGTGTCATTTTTAGAAACCATTTGCTGAAGCTGCTGAAAAAGCGCTTGCCCAGCTCGCCGCATTAAATCAAAACCCGTTATTCCGGTTGCAGCCGTCGCTTGCTGATCCATTTGACGCACTTGCTCTACGGTAAACAATGGAAATGACATGGTGATAATTTCTCGGTTAAGAAGAAGTTAATTCTAATCTATCTAGCTAGCTAAATCGCGTCGTGCTTTGAACATAGTGCCCATAGGGATGCTTTTTTCTACGAAAAAGTAGTTTATATCAAAGCAGCGAGTTGTTAGTGCATGGTAACCTGCCCCAATATCGAGCAGCTTGGGTTAGTTATCAATAAGAGATAGGTTTAATCTGTATTCCTGATAACAGTAACCGAAATAAAGCACTTGCAATAAAACAACCAGTTCTTTTAATGCGCATAGACGACGAATCAAACTTACAACAATTAGCCGATGAAATTAAGGCCCTCGGGCAGTCCCTAGGCTTTCAGCAAGTTGGTATTACAGATACAGACCTTTCAGAAGCAGAAACACAGTTAAACAACTGGCTCGATAAGGGCTTGCATGCTGACATGGCGTATATGCACAAGCACGGTACCAAACGCACCCGTCCCGACGAATTACACAGCGGCACCATACGTATTATATCGTGCCGCATGGACTACTTACCCGAGCCGATGAAGCAGACAAACGCGCTAATGGACGACCCTATTAGAGCGTATATTTCTCGTTACGCACTGGGCCGTGATTACCATAAAGTTATCCGCAAAAAGCTACAGCGTCTCGCCAGTTTAATTGAACAAAAAATTGGGCCTTTTGGATACCGCGCCTTCGTTGACAGCGCCCCCGTTATGGAAAAAGCCATCGCACAAAAAGCCGGTTTAGGCTGGATTGGCAAACACAGTAATGTACTCAACAAAGAGGCTGGTTCTTGGTTTTTCCTTGGTGAGTTATACGTCGACCTAGCACTACCTATCGACCAAGCCACCGAGGAACATTGTGGCGAATGCACCCGCTGCATCGACATATGTCCAACTCAGGCGATTATTGCTCCCTATACCGTCGATTCTAGACGCTGCATTTCATATCTAACCATTGAATTAAAAGGCGCTATTCCCGAGCAGTTTCGCTCTTCAATGGGAAACCATATTTATGGTTGCGATGATTGCCAGCAAGTTTGCCCTTGGAATCGTTTCGCAAACTTAACAGGGGAAAAAGATTTTATCGCTCGCCATGGCTTAGACGCCATCAGCTTAATTGAGACTTTCCACTGGGACGAGAAAACCTTTCTCTCAAATACCGAA encodes the following:
- the queG gene encoding tRNA epoxyqueuosine(34) reductase QueG: MRIDDESNLQQLADEIKALGQSLGFQQVGITDTDLSEAETQLNNWLDKGLHADMAYMHKHGTKRTRPDELHSGTIRIISCRMDYLPEPMKQTNALMDDPIRAYISRYALGRDYHKVIRKKLQRLASLIEQKIGPFGYRAFVDSAPVMEKAIAQKAGLGWIGKHSNVLNKEAGSWFFLGELYVDLALPIDQATEEHCGECTRCIDICPTQAIIAPYTVDSRRCISYLTIELKGAIPEQFRSSMGNHIYGCDDCQQVCPWNRFANLTGEKDFIARHGLDAISLIETFHWDEKTFLSNTEGSAIRRIGYESWIRNIAIALGNAPYNELILNALNKKKDDQNPIIKEHVQWAIQQQKNVSNIKN
- a CDS encoding NAD(P)H-hydrate dehydratase, giving the protein MSFPLFTVEQVRQMDQQATAATGITGFDLMRRAGQALFQQLQQMVSKNDTVHIFCGAGNNAGDGYVLATLLIESGVNPRVYTLVDVSKLSGDGLRAYEKYNEVGELSTTLPAVLDSGVIVDALVGTGLSKPLTGAFLAAVELINASELTVLSVDVPSGLNANTGCASAGSVQADTTLSFIALKRGLFTADGVQHSGEVLLDDLSVDSQILVNQTAEAQLLVFELMKKNLLPRAKNTHKGDFGHVLMLGGCCGYSGAIRMTGEAALRAGAGLVSVATRQEHAAFINIARPELMCHGVNTSAELFALAERCDLLAVGPGLGQTPWSETLFEATLELNKPMVLDADALNMLAKSPEKRDNWVLTPHPAEAARLLGCSTMDIQQDRFAAIKQLQQQYGGVVVLKGAGSLVNDGVVISVCTAGNPGMASAGMGDVLTGIIAALVAQKHPLSEATKLAVMIHALAGDRAAKNGEKGLLASDLMTSIRELVNDY
- the tsaE gene encoding tRNA (adenosine(37)-N6)-threonylcarbamoyltransferase complex ATPase subunit type 1 TsaE; translation: MIIKDEQAMLDAGKQFALQLKPGLLIFLVGDLGAGKTTFVRGVLNGLGHQGSVKSPTYNLVEPYSINNQPVFHFDLYRLMDAEELEYMGMRDYLNDETICFVEWPDKGDGLLPAPDTVVKINIYGSERELLISNYKDS
- a CDS encoding N-acetylmuramoyl-L-alanine amidase; this encodes MELFSNNFKLTRRFSKLLLLVFMLSSSAVSMAAPNKKVESLRFWTAPDHTRLVLGLTSPVEYKVFTLDNPPRLVVDLDNIKFNATLPNFSPTHKVVSLMRQAPRNKKDLRVVIDLKTLVNAKSFLLKPNADYGHRLVIDLYPKLNKSGVPPRAIKKASSTNKKNKWIVAIDAGHGGEDPGAKGHRGTREKVVVLAIAKKLAALVNKQPNMKAYLVRKGDYYIGLRKRMEKARKAKADLFVSIHADAFKDQRARGSSVYVLSNRGASSEAARWLAKSENAADLVGGVSLDDKDDMLASVLLDLSQNHTEDASATVAAEVLKNLKGLGHVHKKQVQRAGFMVLKSPDIPSILVETAFISNRNEEAKLRTPRHQSKVASAILKGIKTYFAHQHQPSAPTIRLAKSTYKIKKGDTLSAIAQRHRVSLSSLKKVNALRSSKIKVGQVIQIPS